Proteins found in one Lysinibacillus fusiformis genomic segment:
- a CDS encoding xanthine permease translates to MNQVSFKEMLWKRGDWAGYFGLLANNLTNLLTMASLLLFVVGFPDDLVYGRVVPAFGLAIFLASIAYTWFAQQLAKKTGRTDVTALPSGPSAPSIFTVTFLVLIPVFRETEDANLAIQIGLVWCFFEAMILVVGSFLGDLLRKLIPRTVLLSCLSGLGLLLLAMNPMLQSFETPIVAFVVLVIIFINWFGKSPIFKKIPTGFLLLASGTALAWVFGLQSPEAITAALSNLGFNPPEVHIVGLFQAIPYALPYLASAIPLGLANYIFDLENIESAHAAGDPYNTRNVMLVNGVASSIGAFSGNPFPVTVYIGHAGWKAMGAGIGYTIASGFTMLIICLFGVGELLLAIIPVVAIVPILVYVGIVTANQVVRETPSLEVPVIFITLFPWIANWALTMANNIFSAAGTSAASVGIDTLLGKGVYYNGLIHLGNGAPLSSLIWGSITIFAILGKPLRAAIFAFIAAILSFFGIIHAPTVGIAQPELMQFVYAYLMVTGLFLYKYFVDRKDPAQNLSE, encoded by the coding sequence ATGAATCAAGTGTCATTTAAAGAAATGCTTTGGAAACGAGGCGATTGGGCAGGATATTTTGGTTTATTAGCTAACAATTTAACGAATTTGTTGACGATGGCTTCACTACTTTTATTTGTTGTAGGTTTTCCAGATGATCTTGTTTATGGAAGGGTTGTCCCTGCATTTGGCCTGGCCATTTTCCTTGCGAGCATTGCCTACACTTGGTTTGCGCAGCAGCTGGCTAAGAAAACGGGGAGAACCGATGTCACGGCTTTACCATCTGGGCCGAGTGCTCCATCTATTTTTACAGTTACGTTTTTAGTATTGATTCCCGTCTTTAGAGAAACTGAAGATGCTAATCTTGCTATTCAAATTGGCTTAGTTTGGTGTTTCTTTGAAGCAATGATTTTGGTTGTTGGGTCGTTTCTAGGAGACTTACTGCGTAAACTAATTCCTAGAACAGTGCTGTTGTCCTGTTTATCGGGACTAGGTTTATTATTGCTAGCTATGAACCCCATGCTACAGTCATTTGAAACACCTATTGTGGCATTTGTTGTATTAGTGATTATTTTTATCAACTGGTTTGGGAAATCACCGATCTTTAAGAAAATTCCAACAGGGTTTTTACTGCTTGCTTCTGGGACTGCTCTTGCGTGGGTGTTTGGTTTACAGAGTCCTGAGGCAATTACAGCAGCCCTTTCAAATTTAGGCTTTAATCCGCCAGAGGTACATATTGTCGGGTTATTCCAAGCAATTCCCTATGCTTTACCCTATTTAGCATCTGCCATTCCTTTAGGTTTAGCAAACTATATTTTTGATTTAGAAAACATCGAAAGTGCTCATGCGGCAGGGGACCCCTATAATACGCGCAATGTGATGTTAGTGAATGGCGTGGCTTCAAGCATTGGCGCTTTTTCTGGAAATCCATTTCCTGTTACAGTCTACATTGGACATGCTGGATGGAAGGCAATGGGAGCTGGCATCGGTTATACAATTGCCTCAGGCTTTACAATGCTCATTATTTGCTTGTTTGGAGTTGGAGAATTACTACTAGCGATAATACCAGTGGTAGCCATTGTACCAATTCTTGTTTATGTAGGAATTGTGACAGCGAACCAAGTAGTCCGCGAAACACCAAGTTTAGAAGTACCTGTTATTTTCATTACATTATTCCCTTGGATTGCCAACTGGGCCTTAACAATGGCTAATAATATTTTTTCAGCTGCAGGAACATCAGCGGCTTCTGTCGGTATAGATACACTGCTAGGGAAAGGCGTCTATTATAATGGACTAATTCATTTAGGTAATGGTGCACCACTTAGTAGTTTAATTTGGGGCTCAATCACCATTTTTGCTATATTAGGTAAGCCATTACGTGCTGCAATATTTGCCTTTATTGCCGCAATACTATCCTTCTTTGGAATTATTCATGCACCTACAGTAGGAATTGCTCAACCTGAACTGATGCAGTTTGTCTATGCATACTTAATGGTTACAGGCTTATTCCTTTACAAATATTTTGTTGATCGGAAAGACCCTGCACAAAATTTAAGTGAATAG
- a CDS encoding fumarylacetoacetate hydrolase family protein has product MIKQVQPKMQKIVRYLNPDDQIYYGIVEGGEVLQLTSNFTELINDELKFDGLKFKYKDVKILEPVIPSKIINFGWTYAEHAKETGGKPFLKEPFLFLKPTSSLIPNEGEIILPSSKLTKQVEMEGELALIIGKRGKNIKEEEAMDYIFGCTIFNDVTARDLTKTDPQFTRAKGFDTFGPLGPWIVKGIDPTNLRIVTTLNGKVVQEGNTSQMSFSIPYLVSWISQVMTLEPGDVLATGSPSGSCPMKSGDIVSVEVENIGKLSNYVI; this is encoded by the coding sequence ATGATAAAACAAGTACAACCAAAAATGCAGAAAATTGTTCGCTATCTGAATCCTGACGATCAAATATATTATGGAATTGTTGAAGGGGGAGAAGTTTTACAATTGACTAGTAATTTTACTGAATTAATAAATGATGAATTGAAATTTGATGGTTTAAAATTTAAGTATAAAGATGTTAAAATTTTGGAACCTGTAATACCCTCAAAAATCATTAACTTTGGCTGGACATATGCTGAACATGCAAAAGAAACTGGAGGTAAGCCTTTTCTTAAGGAACCATTTCTATTTTTAAAACCAACATCTTCATTGATACCAAATGAGGGCGAAATTATTCTTCCATCCAGTAAATTAACTAAACAGGTTGAAATGGAAGGAGAATTGGCTCTCATTATTGGGAAACGTGGAAAGAATATAAAAGAAGAAGAAGCAATGGATTATATTTTTGGCTGTACCATTTTCAACGATGTAACAGCGAGAGATCTTACAAAAACTGATCCTCAATTTACACGTGCTAAAGGTTTCGACACGTTTGGTCCATTAGGTCCGTGGATTGTAAAAGGTATTGATCCTACGAATTTACGAATTGTTACAACCTTGAATGGCAAAGTTGTTCAAGAAGGGAATACTAGTCAGATGTCATTCTCTATCCCTTATCTTGTTAGCTGGATTTCACAAGTTATGACTTTAGAACCAGGAGATGTTTTGGCTACAGGATCGCCATCTGGGAGTTGCCCAATGAAGTCAGGTGACATTGTATCTGTTGAAGTAGAGAATATAGGTAAGTTAAGTAATTATGTAATTTAA
- a CDS encoding YjcZ family sporulation protein — MGYFGNMGNFNCCYGGYGNDYSGGYSMSCGMDYGGKNNSSTFVLIVVLFILLIIVGAAFVQKEY; from the coding sequence ATGGGATACTTTGGAAACATGGGTAATTTCAATTGTTGTTATGGAGGCTATGGTAATGACTATAGCGGAGGTTATAGCATGAGTTGTGGTATGGACTATGGCGGCAAGAATAATAGTTCAACATTCGTTTTAATCGTTGTACTATTCATACTTCTCATTATTGTAGGCGCAGCATTCGTGCAAAAAGAATATTAA
- a CDS encoding sigma-70 family RNA polymerase sigma factor, with protein sequence MYSLINQLQKKDEQALREVINRYGGYVKAIVLKVLQPNHTAIEECINDVFLTIWQKSMQFTGDEIDFKKWIGVIAKYKAIDTYRSLQNKPKTVELLPSISNNKDLPESIVERRVQKEQLFISILNLNKNDQEIFLLKYYLGYSNREIAEIFGLTKSAVENRLYRGKLKLTEELGGI encoded by the coding sequence GTGTATTCATTAATTAATCAGCTACAAAAAAAGGATGAACAAGCTTTAAGAGAAGTGATTAACAGATATGGAGGGTATGTTAAAGCCATTGTGTTAAAAGTGTTACAGCCTAACCATACAGCTATTGAAGAATGTATCAACGATGTATTTCTAACCATTTGGCAAAAGAGTATGCAATTTACTGGTGATGAGATTGATTTTAAAAAATGGATTGGTGTTATTGCAAAATATAAAGCGATTGATACATACCGAAGCCTTCAAAATAAACCAAAAACAGTCGAGTTACTCCCATCAATTTCAAATAACAAGGACCTTCCAGAAAGCATCGTAGAACGAAGAGTACAAAAAGAGCAGCTATTTATCAGTATTTTAAATTTAAATAAAAACGATCAGGAAATTTTTCTTTTGAAATACTACTTAGGATATTCGAACAGAGAAATCGCAGAGATATTTGGTCTAACTAAATCAGCGGTTGAAAATCGTTTATATCGAGGGAAGTTAAAGTTAACAGAAGAGCTGGGAGGTATCTAA
- a CDS encoding M20 family metallopeptidase — MSLTDKIAHYIDQKSGLYKNVSDRIWDYAETRFDEVRSADLLCKTLENEGFQVERGVTNLETGFIATFGNGKPVIAILGEYDALAELSQQAGSANYEPIIQNGNGHGCGHNLLGVGALAGAIATKQYLEDHNLAGTVKYFGCPAEESGYGKSFLARDGYFKDVDVAFSWHPGTVNAIMHARANAVINATFKFKGRSSHAAATPHLGRSALDAVELMNVGVNYLREHIVDEARIHYAVTNTGGLAPNVVQAEAEVTYLIRAPKPNQVKDLYQRVLNCAKGAALMTETTVEEQIVGSCHNLIPNKTLEKVMHQHMEDLGSAKITEDDIHFAKEIYHTLSDEEKNVAALQVGKEAAQILIDKPIVDFLAPLPEEPFFMGGSTDVADVSWNVPTAQCTTATWAFGTPFHTWQAVAQGKSAYAHEATLLAGKAIACTAISALENPSLIEDAKAELVERLDGETYEALIPQDLVPPKAIQATAVIMA; from the coding sequence ATGAGTTTAACAGACAAAATTGCACACTATATTGATCAAAAAAGCGGGCTATATAAAAATGTAAGCGATCGCATTTGGGACTATGCGGAAACAAGATTTGATGAGGTTCGCTCAGCCGATTTATTATGTAAAACGTTAGAGAATGAAGGGTTTCAAGTCGAAAGAGGCGTTACAAATCTTGAAACAGGCTTCATTGCAACCTTTGGAAATGGAAAGCCAGTGATCGCTATACTTGGTGAATATGATGCACTTGCAGAGTTAAGTCAACAGGCAGGGAGCGCGAACTATGAGCCAATCATCCAAAATGGCAATGGTCATGGCTGTGGTCATAACCTATTAGGTGTCGGGGCACTTGCAGGAGCCATTGCTACAAAACAGTACTTGGAGGACCATAACTTAGCCGGAACTGTAAAATATTTTGGCTGCCCTGCCGAAGAAAGTGGCTACGGCAAATCCTTTTTGGCTAGAGATGGGTATTTTAAAGATGTAGATGTTGCCTTTTCTTGGCATCCTGGCACAGTCAATGCCATTATGCATGCTAGAGCCAATGCGGTTATTAACGCTACATTTAAATTTAAAGGACGCAGTTCACACGCTGCTGCCACCCCTCATTTAGGAAGAAGTGCATTAGACGCAGTAGAGTTAATGAATGTTGGAGTAAATTATTTACGAGAACATATCGTAGATGAAGCAAGAATCCACTATGCCGTGACCAATACAGGTGGACTTGCGCCAAATGTTGTACAAGCTGAGGCTGAAGTGACTTACTTGATTCGCGCACCAAAACCAAATCAAGTAAAAGACTTATATCAACGTGTCCTCAATTGTGCAAAGGGTGCTGCTTTAATGACCGAAACAACGGTAGAAGAGCAAATTGTGGGATCTTGCCATAATTTAATTCCTAACAAAACATTGGAGAAGGTTATGCATCAGCATATGGAGGACTTAGGTAGCGCTAAAATCACAGAAGATGATATTCATTTTGCTAAGGAAATCTATCATACACTCTCCGACGAAGAAAAGAATGTAGCAGCTTTACAGGTTGGTAAAGAAGCGGCGCAAATTCTCATTGACAAGCCTATTGTTGATTTTCTTGCCCCTCTTCCAGAAGAACCATTTTTCATGGGTGGCTCAACCGATGTGGCGGATGTCAGCTGGAATGTTCCAACTGCCCAATGCACGACAGCCACATGGGCATTCGGAACACCATTCCATACATGGCAGGCTGTCGCACAAGGAAAATCAGCCTATGCTCATGAGGCAACACTGCTTGCTGGCAAGGCGATTGCTTGTACAGCGATCTCAGCTCTGGAAAATCCGTCATTAATCGAAGACGCAAAGGCCGAGTTAGTGGAGCGTCTTGATGGTGAAACGTATGAAGCCCTAATTCCTCAAGACTTAGTGCCCCCTAAAGCAATTCAAGCAACAGCTGTTATCATGGCATAA
- a CDS encoding DUF4179 domain-containing protein, with translation MNEKDFIKLDVEEIEAVELSDWEKSNIEKSVLRSTSSKKDALKKWKWVSVVAMLTFIFTSSVIWLPAVANRLPIVQQLLKSNDNPQLQVFSDYATIINQIDESNGTSIELAEAFFDGTIVSVSYEVKHEEPINEPPLFWSGDLEVNGNNLDVRSHQIIKKNDDTWIGMFTARISDKVIDETINVQWRPKDFKGIENTTLVEGLWNFQLELTPTGAYSKKVNIPFGNEQYQLLCNQITAGKYITTLYFEGNLDWDTEFLMVDIQDNLGNIYENVGTTTIKSDSGRVKGYIEVFIPDPSIRTLVITPTIRIIDEKTLERKELVPLPSINISLG, from the coding sequence ATGAACGAAAAGGACTTTATCAAATTAGATGTTGAAGAGATTGAAGCAGTTGAATTATCTGATTGGGAAAAGAGTAATATTGAAAAAAGTGTTTTACGATCAACTTCAAGCAAGAAGGATGCACTTAAAAAATGGAAATGGGTTAGTGTGGTCGCCATGTTGACATTCATTTTTACTAGTAGTGTCATTTGGCTACCAGCCGTGGCTAATCGTTTACCGATTGTACAGCAGCTATTAAAAAGCAATGATAATCCTCAATTACAAGTATTTAGTGATTATGCAACAATCATTAATCAAATAGACGAAAGTAACGGCACTTCCATTGAATTAGCTGAGGCTTTTTTCGATGGAACGATTGTATCGGTTAGTTATGAAGTGAAGCACGAAGAACCGATAAATGAACCCCCGCTATTTTGGAGTGGTGATTTAGAAGTCAACGGAAACAACTTAGACGTACGTAGTCATCAAATCATTAAAAAGAATGATGATACTTGGATTGGTATGTTTACGGCGAGAATTTCAGACAAAGTGATTGATGAAACGATAAATGTTCAATGGCGTCCTAAAGATTTTAAGGGTATCGAGAATACGACCCTTGTGGAAGGATTATGGAACTTTCAACTAGAACTTACACCAACCGGAGCCTATTCGAAAAAAGTAAATATACCATTTGGTAATGAACAATACCAGTTATTATGTAATCAAATAACAGCGGGAAAATATATAACCACTCTTTATTTTGAGGGCAATCTAGATTGGGATACAGAATTTTTAATGGTGGACATACAAGATAATCTTGGAAATATATATGAAAATGTAGGAACAACAACCATCAAAAGCGATTCAGGGCGAGTAAAGGGCTATATTGAGGTTTTTATACCTGATCCTTCTATTCGAACGCTAGTCATCACACCCACTATAAGAATTATAGATGAAAAAACATTAGAGCGGAAAGAGCTAGTTCCGCTCCCCAGTATTAATATTTCTCTAGGGTAA